GCCGGGGATGGTAGGCGAGCTCTACATCGGCGGGGCGGCGGTGGGGCGGGGGTATGTGAGCGAAGCGGCGGAGACGGCCTCGCGGTTCGTGCCGGACGGGTGGAGCGGGGAGGCTGGGGCGCGGCTGTATCGGACGGGGGACGTGGTGAAGTACAGCGGCGATGGCGAGCTGGAGTACCTAGGGAGAAGCGACCAGCAGGTGAAGGTGCGAGGGTATCGGGTAGAGCTGGGAGAGATCGAGGCGGCGGTCAACGAGGAGGCGGGGGTGAAGGCGAGCGCCGTGGTGGTGCGCGATGAGGCGGTGAGCGGGCCGCAGGTGGTCTGCTACGTGGTGGGCGAGGATGGGGCGGAGGTGAGCGGCAAGCAGCTGCGGGAGGGGTTGAGCCGGCGGCTGCCGGAGTACATGGTGCCGGCGGTGTTCGTGAAGCTGGCGGAGCTGCCGCTGACGGCCAACGGCAAGCTCGACCGCAAGGCGCTGCCGGCGCCGACGGCAGAATTACCCGGAGAGGGTGAGGCAGGGGCGGCAGAGAATGTCATCGAGGAGTTGGTAGGAGGGATCTTCAGTGAGGTGCTGGGGCAGGCAGAGGTGAGCGTCGAGGCGAACTTCTTCGAGCTGGGTGGCCACTCGCTGCTGGCGACGCAGGTGGTGTCGCGGGTGCGCGAGGTGCTGGGAGTGGAAGTCCCGCTGCGGGTGGTGTTCGAGGAGCCGACGGTGCGAGGGCTGGCGGCGGCTGTGCAGCAACAGCAGCAGCGGCAAGGCATGGTCATCTCCGCGACTCCGATTGAGCGCGCGAGTCGAGAGAGCGAGTTGCCGCTGTCGTTCGCGCAGCAGCGGCTGTGGTTCATCCATCAACTGGAGCCTGATAGCACGACATATAATGTGATTCGCTCGGTGAAGCTCATAGGCGAGCTGAACGTAGGAGCCTTGGCGCAGAGCCTGGGAGAGATCGTGAGGCGGCACGAGGTGCTGCGGACGCGCTTCGAGCTGCGGCAGCAACAAGCCGTGCAGGTGATCGAAGCCGAGGCCAGGGTGCGACTGCGGCTGTGGGAACTCAGTGCGCTGCCGGCAGAGGAGCGCGAGGCGGTGACCCACGAAGTGGTGCGGCAGGAGAGCAGTCGAGGGTTTGATCTGCGAGGCGGGCCGGTGCTGCGGGCGGCGCTGCTGCGGCTGGCGGTTGATGAGCACATCCTGGTAGTCGTGATGCATCACATCGCTTCGGACGGCTGGTCAACGGGGGTGCTGGTGAGTGAGTTCAGCCGGCTCTACGAGGCCTATAGCCAGGGCCGGCCCTCAGAGCTGGCCGAGCTGGCGATCCAGTATGCCGATTATGCCGTGTGGCAACGCCAGTGGCTAACCGACGAAATCCTCGACAATCAACTCCTTTACTGGGTGGAACAACTAAGGGGCGCGCCAGAAGGATTAAGGCTTCCATATGATAAGCAACGGCCTGGAATCCAGAGCTTCGTGGGCAATACCTATACATTCAGCTTAGACACGAAGGAGACAGAAAGGCTGGAAGGATTATGTCGCCTGGTCGGGGTGACGCAATTTATGGTGCTGTTAGCAGCCTGGCAGACTTTGCTCTACCGGTATAGCGGCCAGGAAGATATATGCGTCGGTACTCCGATTGCTAATCGCAACCGGAAGGAAACGGAAGGCATGATCGGTTTCTTGATAAATACGCTCGTGATGAGGACAAATCTTCAGGGCAATCCGACATTTCGTGAGGTGCTGAAAAGGGTGCGGGAGGTGGCGCTACAGGCCTATACGAACCAGAATGTGCCTTTTGAAAGAATTGTGGAAGCGTTGCAACCAGGCCGGAGCTTGAGTAGATCTCCACTATTCGATGTCTGGTTCTCGCTCGGGAACGTGCCGCGGTCGGACCTTAAGGTAAATGGGTTGGAGATCAGGCAGGTCGAGATCGACGCGGGCGTTTCTAAGTTCGACCTGGCCTTAATTGCCGGCAAGTCGAAGTCCGGTTTTAATCTGACGCTCGAATATAATTCGGGTTTGTTCAGCGCCGAAAAAATCACAACCGTTGCCCGTCATCTCCGTAATCTACTGCACGCCGTCACTCTCTCTCCTGACGTTGAGATTCTTGACCTAAGTCTCGATCAAGAAGGCCGCGCTTGCGAACCCGCAGCCCTTTCTGATCAGA
The DNA window shown above is from Blastocatellia bacterium and carries:
- a CDS encoding condensation domain-containing protein, producing PGMVGELYIGGAAVGRGYVSEAAETASRFVPDGWSGEAGARLYRTGDVVKYSGDGELEYLGRSDQQVKVRGYRVELGEIEAAVNEEAGVKASAVVVRDEAVSGPQVVCYVVGEDGAEVSGKQLREGLSRRLPEYMVPAVFVKLAELPLTANGKLDRKALPAPTAELPGEGEAGAAENVIEELVGGIFSEVLGQAEVSVEANFFELGGHSLLATQVVSRVREVLGVEVPLRVVFEEPTVRGLAAAVQQQQQRQGMVISATPIERASRESELPLSFAQQRLWFIHQLEPDSTTYNVIRSVKLIGELNVGALAQSLGEIVRRHEVLRTRFELRQQQAVQVIEAEARVRLRLWELSALPAEEREAVTHEVVRQESSRGFDLRGGPVLRAALLRLAVDEHILVVVMHHIASDGWSTGVLVSEFSRLYEAYSQGRPSELAELAIQYADYAVWQRQWLTDEILDNQLLYWVEQLRGAPEGLRLPYDKQRPGIQSFVGNTYTFSLDTKETERLEGLCRLVGVTQFMVLLAAWQTLLYRYSGQEDICVGTPIANRNRKETEGMIGFLINTLVMRTNLQGNPTFREVLKRVREVALQAYTNQNVPFERIVEALQPGRSLSRSPLFDVWFSLGNVPRSDLKVNGLEIRQVEIDAGVSKFDLALIAGKSKSGFNLTLEYNSGLFSAEKITTVARHLRNLLHAVTLSPDVEILDLSLDQEGRACEPAALSDQTQSELAQPAFQFE